Proteins encoded in a region of the Larimichthys crocea isolate SSNF chromosome XVI, L_crocea_2.0, whole genome shotgun sequence genome:
- the rgs9b gene encoding regulator of G-protein signaling 9, protein MTIRNTLRDHGQRYRPRMACLKKAEKVMLEMQDPKTGVKSQPQRLVITTIPHAITGEDIIAWLADRLQVDTQEARNFGSMLVALGYIYPLQDHKRLVIKPDASLYRFQTPYFWPTQQWPVEDTDYAIYLAKRNIRKKGILELHEQEQYNRLHKWMNHKWDFIVMQAKEQYRAAKERKKPDRVVFECQERAYWVVHRPPPGTVSAMDYGLDRRIDPNAEETKTPDFYERIMIFTQQSIMRPRVKSSVSIGAMVKYCATYSSHDPFLSKCLPSNPWLTDDVTYWTLNMPNVEIPTTMRVERWTFSFGELLSDPRGRNDFRLFLKKEFSGENLAFWESCEDLKWGTAATMSEKAEQIYKTFLARGAPRWINIDGKTMEITLKSLKHPHRYVLDAAQTHIYMLMKKDSYGRYMKSPVFKDTLKKAICPDEHKFSDAQLEQNAKNRRPSLSPIVLRQLELEQKAKMAANVDITQLCRFTTPVPHLAVYSGISDFPSANASPSLPFLAHTTACPSPISVALDSTSASERRAEATEGEVEGNPAARVPAGGNVSKSRMALSLRRLLKRGCTPSTMFASLSPKCHSAAGTSSRIQPIGPDQPSQAPPRRIANFFQIKVDIPPECRIYPIESEDEDEENRAASRGGVGAKEIICPWESLTPQNGTG, encoded by the exons ATGACCATCAGAAACACTCTCCGGGATCATGGACAGAGGTATCGACCACGGATGGCTTGTCTCAAGAAG GCGGAGAAGGTGATGCTGGAGATGCAGGATCCCAAAACAGGAGTGAAATCACAGCCTCAGAGACTGGTTATTACGACAATACCACACGCCATTActg GTGAAGACATAATTGCATGGTTAGCAGACAGACTTCAAGTAGACACACAAG AGGCGAGGAATTTCGGCTCTATGCTGGTGGCGTTAGGATACATCTACCCTCTACAGGACCACAAACGATTAGTGATCAAACCAGATGCGTCCCTCTATCGTTTCCAG ACACCATATTTCTGGCCCACACAGCAGTGGCCGGTTGAAGATACGGATTATG CAATCTATCTGGCGAAACGAAACATACGTAAGAAAGGAATCCTGGAGCTGCACGAGCAG GAGCAGTATAACCGCCTTCACAAGTGGATGAATCATAAATGGGATTTCATTGTGATGCAAGCTAAAGAGCAGTACAG GGCTgcgaaggagaggaagaaaccGGACCGCGTTGTGTTTGAGTGCCAGGAGAGAGCCTACTGGGTGGTTCACAGACCTCcg ccaggGACAGTGAGTGCCATGGACTATGGGCTGGATCGAAGAATAGATCCTAACGCTGAGGAG ACAAAAACGCCCGACTTCTACGAGAGAATC ATGATCTTTACCCAGCAGTCCATCATGAGGCCCAGAGTGAAGTCATCTGTGTCCATTGGCGC AATGGTGAAGTACTGTGCCACCTACAGCAGCCACGATCCTTTCCTCTCCAAGTGTCTTCCCAGCAACCCCTGGCTCACTGACGATGTCACGTACTGGACCTTAAACATGCCCAA TGTGGAAATACCGACTACAATGCGCGTGGAGAGGTGGACGTTCAGCTTCGGAGAGCTGCTCTCAGACCCTCGAGGACGAAATGATTTCAGGCTCTTCCTGAAGAAAGAATTCAGCG GTGAGAACTTGGCTTTCTGGGAGAGTTGTGAAGATCTGAAGTGGGGAACCGCTGCGACGATGAGCGAGAAGGCAGAGCAGATCTACAA GACTTTCCTGGCACGAGGTGCACCCCGCTGGATCAACATCGACGGAAAGACGATGGAAATCACATTGAAAAGCCTGAAACACCCACACAGATACGTCCTGGACGCAGCCCAAACTCACATCTACATGCTCATGAAgaag gacTCGTACGGCCGATACATGAAATCTCCGGTGTTCAAGGACACGTTGAAGAAGGCCATCTGTCCCGACGAGCACAAGTTCAG TGACGCCCAGCTGGAGCAGAACGCAAAGAACAGACGTCCCAGTCTCAGCCCCATCGTCCTCCggcagctggagctggagcagaaGGCGAAGATGGCGGCCAATGTTGACATCACACAG CTCTGCCGCTTCACCACTCCTGTCCCCCACCTCGCCGTGTACTCTGGCATCTCTGACTTCCCCTCTGCCaacgcctcaccctctctccctttcctggCCCACACCACGGCTTGCCCGTCCCCCATCAGCGTGGCTTTGGACAGCACCTCTGCCTCTGAGCGGCGAGCAGAGGCCACTGAAGGAGAGGTTGAGGGGAACCCTGCGGCTCGAGTCCCGGCAGGTGGAAATGTGTCCAAGTCTCGCATGGCTCTGTCCCTGCGTCGACTGCTGAAGCGGGGCTGCACCCCCTCCACCATGTTCGCCAGCTTGTCGCCGAAATGCCACTCAGCTGCCGGGACAAGTAGTCGCATCCAGCCTATCGGCCCGGATCAGCCCAGTCAGGCTCCACCTAGACGGATTGCCAA TTTCTTCCAGATTAAAGTGGATATCCCTCCAGAGTGCCGTATCTACCCCATAGAGTctgaggacgaggacgaggagaacAGGGCAGCCTCTCGGGGAGGAGTGGGAGCCAAAGAGATCATCTGTCCCTGGGAGAGCCTCACTCCACAGAACGGGACCGGCTAA